One Arachis hypogaea cultivar Tifrunner chromosome 18, arahy.Tifrunner.gnm2.J5K5, whole genome shotgun sequence genomic window, ACGCCTTTCTTTGGATAGATTGCGTGTGCATGATGTGAGTAATTTACTTGTAGTTCATTCAGTTTTATTTTGCCTGTTATAGAATTTGTTTTACGTAAAGTTTCATTACGTGATATAGATCGTGTGGGAGCCCTATTCCACTCCGGATGTCGCAGCTATTGTTCATCCAGAGATACTACTAGACCAGCACCGCAGGCTATGGACGGCAGTTACCAGTCTCATTTATTTTGCTGCGATTGAGTGGCACCAGGTGGATAGGGTTATGCCTCAGTTCGGCGGGGTTCAGCATCTCCCTCGTTTGCCGCTTAACATAGACTGGCTTCATGCGAAGGACGGCAGGGGTGGAGATAGGTGTTTCCCCTCATATTATCGGGAGTGGCATGAGTATTGGCAGGCTCGGCATGCCTCAGTTTTACCCGTTGACCGAGTTGCTGATCCTGGGCCATCAGCTGAGTACCTGGACTGGTGGTGTCGTGTGGCGCACCGATTTCTATCCCCAGAGGTTGCATTTCAGGATCCCAGGCCTATTGTGTTGACTGAGGAGGCTCGTCATAGAGGGTCATCGCAGGCACCTCCTATGGTGCAGGTTGTCGACAGACCGGACAACCGCCGCGTGGACAGGCGTAGGCGTATCGGCACACGTACTACGGATCGAGAGTGGCGATGGCTGGCCGACCAGTTAGATGAGGGGCAGGGTGTTGGTGGTCAGGGAGGTGATATTGATCATCGTGTTCCGAGACGTAGGGCCAGACGACATGGTCAGCGGGATGGTGGTGGACGTGCCCGTGGTAGAGCACCATCTGGAGAGTATCACAGTGGTCAGGATGTTGTTGGTGAGGACATTGGTGGTGTGGGCACAGGGATGGATCAGGGTACGTACGAGGTGGGGGGTTCTTCTCAGATGTTCGCCGACTTTACTACGGCGGCCGTCGGCATGGACATTGATGATCCTGTGAGTCAGTCAGAGTTCTTCAGAGATATAGCAGACATCTTGGGAGGGGATGATGGCACTCATTATAGGCCACAGATGGATGAGGGACATTCACAGTTTGCCGAGCACCAGCCACATGTTCAGGATGTACAGCCAGGTTTGCCGGTTGACCTGAACGAGCCTGCGCCTTCACCGTTGGACCCATGGTTCGCGTTGGGAGGTACCCCAGCTTCGGCTTTCAGCGTAGTTCCGCCACAGGCACAGGTGGCACAGGTGGATGAGAGACCACGGAGGGCTCGTCGTGCTCCTTTATGCGGCACTGGAGGTCACCTTATTGGTGAGTTGCAGGATGACGACAGTGACACGATCGAGGACTCTGATTAGTTAGCTATGTATGTCCCATTTGTCTATGTCCTTTCTTTCCTTATGTACTTGGATTAATGTTTAAACATTTGTTATGCTTTCTGGTGTGGTATCTTAAATTGATGTATCCTACTATTAAGTATGATTAATGATGTAGtcgtttctaatttatttgtctAAACAATACAACGACATTAACACTAAATTAGGCTTTCTTAATATACCAAGTCAAGAAACAAATATTCTTACAGGACGATACATAAACATGTGAATAACAACAATGCTACTTATAAGACTGAAATTAAACATACATTGATAACCCAGCATCAACCTAAATAATACAACCTAATGATCCCCGCCAGCAGTATCTCTTCGCTGGCCACAGTTCCTCCGCGTGTGACCTGGCTGTCGACAGAGCCCACAGCGCTTGGGCTGGTTCTCAGCAGATCGATCCATGGGACCACGGATCCTAGTTGCCTTCGGCCGACCTTCCCTGGCTCGCCTCATGTTAGGATCAGGAATGATAGTAGGCCCGGCATATGGTGGCCATAGCCCTTCTGGTATGGGCGGGACAAACCCGTTACTGTAAACTTTGAACACCTCACTCATACGATACACCTCATGCACATATGCTGCCCAATTAAGCCGGGAGTGGGCGCAACAAGCAATGGCGTGACAGCATGGATAATGGAGGGCCTGAAAGTACCCACAATCACATGTGTGATCCTTCAGCGAGACCCTGTAGCTACCCAAGGAGAAGTTTCCAGTCGGTGTAGTCTCAGCAACCGTGTACTCCGACTGGTGCCTGTCGTACAACGTGACGGTGAAGCACCTTGACTCTCTTATGTTCCTTTCAATACCCTTGACGAATGCCTGACAAAACTCTTGTCCAGCTCCAAGTTGCGCCTCTGCTGTTTGTCCCCGGATAACGAATAGCTCAGCAAGCCTTCCGTATGTGGACTTAACCAACGACGTGACCGGGAGGTTGCGAGTTCCCTTCAAGACGGAGTTCACACATTCACTGATGTTTGTTGTCATGTGCCCGAACCGTCTACCGCTATCCTGGTGTTGCGTCCACTTCTCATACTCCATCCGGTTCGCCCAATCACACATTGCCGGATTCTCTGTACGCATGATGTCGAACCAGTAATAGAACTCTGCCTCAGTTTTTGCGTACGCAGCATTAACCAGCATTCTTCTCGCATCTTTACCTTTGAAAGAAAGGCTGAAATTTGCTGCCACATGGCGGATACAGTACGCCCGATAAGCACGTGGGGGCAACCAACCATTCACGGGATCCTCTAGTGCAGACTTGATACCGTTGTGCCTATCCGAGATAACAAGGATACCCTCCTGTGGAGTCACGTGCCTTCTCAAGTTGGACAAGAAAAATGCCCATGACTCGGCATTTTCTCCCTCCACAAGGGCGAATGCTATGGGGAGGATGTTTGAGTTCCCATCCTGTGCAATCGCCAGCAGTAAGGTGCCTCCATATTTGCCGTACAAGTGGGTACCATCAATACTCACAAGCGGCTTGCAATGTTGGAAGGCCTCAACGCAAGGTGGAAATGTCCAGAACAGACGGTGAAAGTACACTGTTGACTCATCAATCTGGTCCCCAACTATAACAGGAGACGTCTGCAACACAGTAACTGTCCCGGGCATCGTCAACTCCACGCCTAGCATCCAACGTGGCAATTCGGCATAAGACTCTTCCCAGTCTCCATATATTTGTGCAACTGCCTTCTGTTTTGCTTTCCAAACCTTCCGGTAACTGGGTTTGAAGCCGTAATCAGCTTCAGTCGCTTGTTGCAAGACCTTGATCGGTACTGCAGCATCCGCACTAACCAACGGAAAAATCCTCGCACAGATAACGTGGTAATCAAGCTGACGGTGATCACTGGAAACAGATGTTGCTAAGCAAGTGTGCGGaccgttgtacctcctaacctcCCAAGTTCCCTTCCGTGCACGGAGCGAAATCCGAATCAGCCAACTACAACTTTTGCCGAAATCCTTGCACCTTCCATGATACTTCAAATGGTCCGATTCCATCACTCGGTACTCAACACCTCGACGGATGCTGTAGTCCTTCACACTAAGAATAGCTTCTTCTTTACTCTGGAAGGATTGCCCAATCTGAAATTCGGTTGACGAACCACCTACTGTAGCAACTCCGGCCGTATGTTCACCCAGAGCCTCCAAGTTTAACGTCGAGAAGTGTGGAGGGTAATGCTGTGTGCCGGAACTTGAAGGACCTTCTTGTGCTTGTGGATTGGCACCGGTGTCATCGTCGCTGTCCCCAAAATACAAATTTACAGGCTCCTCGCCAGAGTCATCGTCCCGCATTGCATTCTCTACTCGATCAGGTACCCCgatttcttgatgttcatcatctGTGGCACGACCTGATTCCCCCAGAAATGCCTGTTGCAGGACCCCTTCATTAGGGGAACGTGCAGTTGGAACTGCAACCGCTGGTACCAGATCAGCCGCAAAAGAAGGAGAGGCAACCTGCGGAACAGAAAACCGGTTTGCTGGCGCCGAGCAAGACGCACCGCCAGCGGCAGTCGAGCTATGAACAGGATTCGATGCCCCAGAACTATCCAGAGTTGCCTCCAACTTCGCATACAACTCGTGTATTCTGAGCTCAGGAAAACTCCTCACGCAATGAAATAGAACCCTAATATCTTCGTCAGTCCCTAACACGAATGTATCATACATCACACCGCTGGAAACTACAGCGATGGGAATCTTGTAGAAGATCTTCTTCACAACCTTGCTCCCAAAAACTCCAAGCTTCTGCAAGATGGTGCTCTTCAAATCTGACAAACTGTTTGACGAACTAACAAATACACTCAACGGTTCtctatcagtgaacttcacaccatattttttgctttttttaatttttccagaGCAATGCACTAAGACAAGAACACTCTCTCCCTCACTTGACATTGTGATAATGATCTCCTCAGCAACTTCATTCTCACTCGAATATATATAGATTTTCATTATACATAAACCGTGCTAGGTTACAAGGTTTTATGATCATTGAATgcccttcataaaccgtggttgccagccacggtttatgctttttcttcttcataaaccgtggctaCCACCAGCGGTTTCTGCTTTTCATTAATAAAGTGTAAACCGTGGCTGCCTACCACGGTTTACATTGTGCATTTCCAACTCATAAAACCTTGCTGCCTCCCACGGTTTATGTGCATTTGGAATCCGTGGTTGGCTCCCACGGTTTCTATATAAATTGATTCAACGCAAAATGGTAACCAAATTCCAAATGTTGTAATTTGGTAaagctttcatccaatcattttattttggaaaattgcccataattgttaattattttttttcccaattttttAAAGGATAAAATAAGGTACGAAGTGAAGTCATATTTCACGCGTGGGTTTAAACCACGTCGGCAAAAAGGAGAGAACGCGGGAAGGGTGGACACGTGCTGGCACGTGTCTTGTCAGAGAGTGTGAGTTAGGCTGAAATTTTGTTAGAAAGAAGAAATAAGCGAAAATGAAAGCACTACAAATATGTAACTCGTTGCGGTGGCCACCACCATTGATCGACACGTAAACCCTCCTTTCCTTTTTCTCACTTTTCGTCTAATTTGTTgtttctttcactcatcaacaaCTCCCACAACCATGTAATatgactttctcttttttttttttccttttttttttggggcCTCATGTAATATGTGCGTGTAATTTTAGTTGTGGGCGTGGCCTTATGgacattttttgtttttacttttgatACAAAAGAATAATGTgcttaaaaaataagaaagataatacttttctaaaaaatattaacttgtcattaaatataaaaaaagtaaagtatcatttttgttcctaacgtttggggtaagtcttatttgtgtctctaacatttaaatcgtcctatttatatCTTTAaagtttataaaagtgattcagtGTTATTCtattatcaattatactaacaaatcagattatatttttcaattattctcacttagatgtattcattctcaattatgtctcatttggatgtgttcgattttaatattatacccattatttgtgtttagattcaattatgtccctagaaaaatgaattatgtaaatgttgtagaaattaatttcaacatttgatgagctatttttcggagtagatcatcgattctatcacagacatttgtattctaacttcaagaagagatttttaaaactcaaactaaagtgctcatgatgtgtaattgacggcaggataacattgaatcacttttacaaacgttaggaatacaaataggacgatttaaatgttagggacacaaatagaatttaccccaaacatttgggacaaaaacgatattttactctataaaaaaagagaaaataaattaaaatagtcaaatttaaaattttaaatcttaagatgatataaaatataataaataaaaaattaaaatttaattaattaacataaagtaaaataataatatatatattttaaataaaataataatggaatttattattattattgtaaatttaattaaaaatattaaatgtatataaaaaaatcagttactaaataaaaaatgatataattGTTAAAAATAATGTGTTAAATTTTGTTTGTATAAAATTATTGTGGGTATTGAAGGAGGTAGTTTTCATGTCAAAGGATAGGGTTGTGACGTGGTTGGTCAAGGTCAATAATATATTTGGGAGAGGGGGTGTGTATATAATGCACTCGATTCTTCTTCATTGATTGGTGACGTTTTAGATTTATGTGGTACGTGGATTTGAGATGGTGAAAGAAACAAAGGGGATCGGCATGTTTTGGTTTATTGGTTGGGCATTTAATTTGGTCAAAACACATTagtgtaaaagaaaataaaaagttagatagtgaaatatataaataaaaaatgatttcgtcaagtaaattagttaataatacaaaatataaattcttatttaaaaatatttaaaacatactgttttatttgattttttgtaattttaatagggtatcaaattaaatttatcaGAATCTCAGTTCGAACAAAAAATacgatttttctaaaaaaaaatgggTTCGACcataaaattacttaatatttatgttaaaaaaatactcaataatattAAACTATgacaaataacataaaaaattacaacaaaagaaaataaataaaataaataaaaactttaaataaataaaaaaaataaaaataaaattaaaaaaataacaataaaatataaaaaacaaagaaacgaaaaaatgaataaaaaaaataataaaaataaaaataaaaataaatcccAAATACTCACATATACTTACACTTTGTAATTTTCTTTAGCGTCAGGAAATCAAATGTGGATTTCTAGCTAGTTGTATatccttttttcttttatcaGATTTTTTTTCCTCACTAAATTTTACTAAAAGATACTTTTTATGAGACATTATCTACATAAACTCGAATTATTGTTTTGTTAAAGTTCTGTGGTTTGTTAAAAGATATCTTTTAAGgttttttgttgttatttaatCAACCTTTGCAAATCTTCTTCCTTGTACTTTCTGCTTCGTTCTTTTTTAATGTCGAATTTTCACccaatatccaaaaaaatgacgagttaatatttataaaagaaattGATAAATACCTGAAAAACCCTATGTTAAATGTTGTTAAGGGGTGAATGGAAGAGAAAATTTGTCCAATAAGGAAAATAAATTTGTCACttttaaattagtatataatAAACTACTTTATCTCTGTCTAGAAACAAGACTTTATGGCacttaaattaaaattacaaattaaaaaaaaaaatgcacgTGTTGGGGTTTGGTGTGTGGCTTTTGTGAATCATATGATACATGGCGGTGGTGTTTTGACAAGTATACCAAAAATTAAGATCGATTTATAAAGTTGACAAATTAATATGAAAATGTTGAAGATTTGTTAGTATACTATACAAGTGTGAAGTGTGGTCAATATATAGAGGGTGTGTCACATTTATGCACTTTTGACATTATTATTTATCATCTCAAGTTGATATACACAGATATACATGAGAAAAATAGGGCTCGTTCCACGTGCACATTAATTAATCCGATGAGAGATAGAGTTCGAAAGTTCGGTTTTTGtgaggaaaaaaaaatcaaaaataaaaaaaatgacaacAATGATGAGGGTTGAGACAACGATTTCTCTTTGGGCACCTACCACTACATGCTATACTCTACTAATTTCTTCGAAGTAGATGATAAATATTGACATTTAAATTTGCATATACTATTAATGTGATAGCGTCAAAGCTTGATTAATATATAAGgtgttaaaattcaaattttgcttctctttctctttctaattttgttCATATTCACATCAATCCCGTTACCGTACCCTtttcttgcatgcttcctttaaCTTGACTAGtattagaattgaagaaaaatcaaaCGGTCAATTTTGACGAGGATTATATATATTGTTGCATTTCTAACCTTTACCATAGAGCTTGGTCAATTCTATGTTCAATCACATTTTCCTTGATATTATTCTCGTATAAAAAATTTCAACTATGTtacaaatatattaaaatcagtaaaatacatattaaaatataaaatatatattacaaataaattaaataatgtcTATATTTATAcccatatatattaactaattttagtgactaaCTATTTTTGGTTATTAGCGGCCACCAGCCATCATCAAATTTAAAGTGGATTTTGAATTCAAGATTTAATCTCATGCTAAGTGTGTGTGAGTTTCATTATTACATTTCTCTTTTGGTGTCTTCAAATGAAATGTGTGATATTTATTAGTATACTTATATGTATAAATGTCTTCaatattcagattttttttttaattatttcgcAATAAACTTGAATAATAGTCCTTTCGAAATTCAAAGATGGGATGGTCGTGTCAAACTTTAATAAGATTTTGATATACACAGAAAGTAAAGATAGACTTTTATAATATAACtgaatatttttatcaatatatagttaatcagaaatatttaaaaatattaactaaaaaataatataagttgttaaacaaaaactattaaattattcaaaaatattagtcaatataaattaaaatttttgtttttaacttttttatttttaaactagtATTTTTACCCGTAATAATTTTAtgggaatataaattttttaaaattatggttCATTTTGTCCTGACAATATAGATTATGCatggcacaaaagatttataaaatcaatctatttttataaaaaaagtcgtAGGTTGACAAAAGTCTCGACTAAGAAGACTAAGgtctatgtaaataaaaaatcaaataataaaatttttagttattatttttatatgaaaagtctaatttaacgtgtatacttttacatttaattaggtgttaagtctgttgcacaaatagaaataattaattttatatttgttatttaaaaataatatttttctctctgtatataaaaatataattagatattagcagaaaaaattatattgatagttataaaattaactcaaaaataattttttttaaacaattgaatcttaattctaacttttaattgtaacattagtatttttttaaaattatatgtaataaatatttgaaagaagagaaataaaaatatagattaaaaagataagcggtaaaaatttaaaactaactaaaaaaactaaaaaaatatggatgtaataataatattttttattttaattatattattttgttaattttattttctgtagaatagaaaagtagaaaaaaatagagaatgagagaaaatagagaaaaagataaagataaagaatgagAGTGAGGGTTTGTTAATTTtgtaagaaaaattttattttaattgtaataaaaaatatcggataacatattttgatttgtcaaattactaatataaaatataaattatatatagagtaaaaatggtagagagaaatagaaaaatggagagaggtagatgagaagagaatttattaattttggaggaagatattttctctcaattttaataagaaagTGTCATATAACACATTTGGTTattatatatgatacataatataggtatatttcaattacaatttcaattttaatatttcaattttaattttaatgcaattaaagaatgttatgttgcacattttgattgttaaatttatacttagccattaataatgatatataaaagagatagagtggttgaagaaatgagagagatagagaaaggaaaAGGGAGGAGGGAAAGACTTTTTAATTTtagaggaaaagatttgattttaattgcaatgagggagtgacatgtggcacattttggttgtaaaattagtagaaatgaaaaaaaaattctttaattttggagggaaagatttgatttcaattgtaatgaGTGAATGAtatgtgacacattttagttgtaaaattagtaaggagaagaaaaaaattccttaattttagaagaaaatatttaattttaattacaatgagAAAGTAGCATCTAACAAGTTATAAAATTAGTAACATAGATAAGTAaggttaaataattaaatttttaatttatattactttttttaaaattattttacttttttatattttagattttaaatcataaa contains:
- the LOC140181301 gene encoding serine/threonine-protein phosphatase 7 long form homolog; the encoded protein is MEEEDRMYRLNRVAHVAGFIDQEPVRVISGVRRQQNMPLHERIIPYLETAGLYHLARLNSQWFWVDEPLLSAFIERWRPETHTFHMPFGECTVTLEDVAYQLGLPIDGEPVSGCLSEFENFMENGRPAWVWFRELFGELPPQNKVKQMTVCYTWFHERFRVLPADATEDIVRIYARAYIMMLLSSQLFADKNANRVHLRWLPYVASLDDLGRYSWGSAALAWLYRCLCRGTNRNVVNLAGPLQLLQSWIFWRFPCLRPSDFNGFGFPLASRWAQYLPRNDAVDQRVVAARLSLDRLRVHDIVWEPYSTPDVAAIVHPEILLDQHRRLWTAVTSLIYFAAIEWHQVDRVMPQFGGVQHLPRLPLNIDWLHAKDGRGGDRCFPSYYREWHEYWQARHASVLPVDRVADPGPSAEYLDWWCRVAHRFLSPEVAFQDPRPIVLTEEARHRGSSQAPPMVQVVDRPDNRRVDRRRRIGTRTTDREWRWLADQLDEGQGVGGQGGDIDHRVPRRRARRHGQRDGGGRARGRAPSGEYHSGQDVVGEDIGGVGTGMDQGTYEVGGSSQMFADFTTAAVGMDIDDPVSQSEFFRDIADILGGDDGTHYRPQMDEGHSQFAEHQPHVQDVQPGLPVDLNEPAPSPLDPWFALGGTPASAFSVVPPQAQVAQVDERPRRARRAPLCGTGGHLIGELQDDDSDTIEDSD